The nucleotide sequence ATCATATTACCTGACGTTATTATTACCCAGTTAACAGATGGTGGTCGCTATGAGGTTAGCCGAACGATTGATGATGTATATGATAATATCAGTCAAAAATGTCCTGCCTTTTAATCTAATTAGATGGAATTATATTTAGTTAATGCTATTCCTTTTTTCTTAAGTATAATCAGCATAATTATTTCATATAGGTAGTCGTAATAATGAATTATCATCACATCAAATTAACTGCAATATTCACCCTACTATTTAGTATTGCCATGCCGAGCAATGCAACAGTAGTACTTTTTAAAACGTCAATGGGTGACTTTGAAGTAAACCTTCTCGATGAGCACACCCCTAAAACCGTAGAGAATTTCCTAGAGTATGTGCATGCACAAGACTTTGATAACTCCATCATTCATCGCAGTGTGCCGGGTTTTATAATCCAAGGTGGCGGTTATTTTTATAATACTGAAGAACAAATGGTTGATAGTGTCAATAGCAATCCAGCGGTAATCAATGAACCAGTATTCTCCAATGTTACTGGCACTATTGCTATGGCCAAAGTTAGTGGTGATGAAAATAGTGCGACTAACCAATGGTTCTTCAATGTGGATAACAATAGTAGCTATTTGGACAATGAAAATGGTGGGTTTACTGTATTTGGTGTTGTTCAAGGCGATGGCTTAGAGATTTTAAAAACTATTGAAGAACTAGATCATTATTCAATCCAAAACTTACCTGGTTTTACTGATACTCCGCTAAGATCTGTACCTGACAATTCACCATTAACCGATGAACACTTTGTGATGATCGAATCTATTATTGTCGTTAACGAAAATGTTGATACCCAGCCAGAGTTACCACCATTATCAACTAAAAGCACCCCATCAGAGCCTGAAGAAGAAAATGATAGCGACTCAAGTGGCGGGTCTTCAACTAATCTATTATTACTAGCAGGGTTAGCATTCGCGCGATTTTTTCGCAGAAGTTAATAAAATTTCACTTTGGCAAAATTAAGAGTATATATTTTTAAGGCTCCAATTCGCATAATTCGAATTAAGCGACGCAAAACTATGTATCGCTTTAAGCGAAAAATGTTGGTACTTAAGTATGCCCTTGGTCAAGAAAAAGACGAGACCAAAGAAATGCTGGCGATTTACGGCAGATATACCAGACGCAAAGCCTCTAGCGAAGAAATGAAAATCGCCAATGATCAGTTTCTAGATTTGCTTAAAGGATTAGGCATGGGCGTATTTGCAGTATTGCCATTTGCGCCCATTACCATTCCGGTAATGATCAAGCTAAGTCGTTTAGTTGGTGTCGAGATATTACCGAGTTCTTTTCACGAAGATAATGCAGAAAAACTGAAAAAGCAGTCGAAGAAAAAAGCACAATTGCCCGCACCAAACAAATCAAAAGACTAATCAACAAGAGCAAGTTCAGAAAAAAGAAGCCATCAGATATTAAGTCTGATGGCTTCTTTTTAATCATCAACACTCTCGCTTGTACTATCACTAGTACAGAGTTGAATCTTTATCGTCCAGGTACCGCTTTAGGTTGCTGCTGATATTTTTCAAACCAAGCAATAATATTACCGACCTTTTGAATTAAATTACTTGGCTTGTTAGCAATACCATGGCCAGATTTTTTTATCTTCACTAGCGCTGTATCTACATCCATCAATTTCAATGCTTGATAATACTGCTCAGTTTCACTCATTGGCGTGCGATAGTCATTTTCACCAGTAAGCAACATGGTTGGCGTTTTCACATTACCGACCAATGATAATGGTGAATGCTTCCATAAGTGTTCAGGGAACTCCCATGGCATACCAGGTACCCAATATTGGGCGAAGTAGATATAGGCATCAGAAGTTAGCGCTAAACTCATCCAGTTAATCACTGGTTTAGCGACTACGGCAGCTTTAAATCGATCGGTTTTACCGATTATCCACGCGGTTAATGTGCCGCCACCAGAACCACCGGTGACAAACAATTGATTTTCGTCGATATAACCTTCTTCAATAATACCATCAACAACGTCCATCAAATCATTATAATCCTCAGAAGGGTATTTTTTATCAATCAGGTTGGCGAACTCAGCGCCATAAGATGTACTACCTCTAGGGTTAGCCCAGATAACTACGTAACCTTTGGCAGCCATCAATTGCACTTCGGCAGAAAAATTTGGACCGTAAGCCGCGTGTGGACCACCGTGAATTTCCAAAATTAGTGGATACTTTTTCTCAGGGTCAAAACCAGCCGGTAATGCCACCCAAGCTTCAATTGCTCGTTTATCAACGGAAGAAATAACGGTTAAATCTCTTACTTTTGCCATACTCTTGTGAGCCATTAAATCTTCGTTTAAACGAGTTAGCATAGTTGACTCAGCTTTGGTATTAATCACCGCTAAGTCTGCCGGACGATTTGGATTAGCAACGGTATACACAATTCTACCGTCACCAACTTGAGTATACTCACCAGAGGTATAAGGTCTGCCTAGTGACTGTCCACCTAACAACACTTTCATTTTTGTGAGTTCACCATTTAGACCGACAAAACCTAATTGCTTTTGACCATGATCATCAAAAGTAAAGTACAGGCCTTGGCTATCATCACGCCATTGAATATCTTCTATATTACGGTCGAGCTTTTTAACATAGGATTTTACCGTTTTGTCACTGAGTTTCATCACTTTTAAAAACGCATTTTGTGACGCTTTCTTATTATCTTCAATGGTTACAAACGCAAGGTACTTGCCATCCGGACTGATTATTGGTGAAAACTCAGGATCTTCACTTTCAATAACCACAGAAATTTCTTTGCTGATGACATCAATGGCGTAGAGGTCAGCCTGAAAAGGAGTCAATTGCCAGTTATCATTGCGGTTAGCACTTATATAAATAGATTTTTGATCGCGGCTCCAACTGATAGAACCGCCGTGGTGAAAGTTGCCACTAGAAATTTTTCGAGGAGTACCGCCAAGGGCTGGCACCAGATAAATATGGGAAAAACCACTCGGATTGTAACCACCACTATCACTGCGATAATAAGCATCATCAATATAGGTTGCGGTACCTGCCCAATTTGCACCTTTTGGTTGCGCTGGCATTTCAGTGAAAAGTGACTTAGACGGCGCAGGAGTAAACATACTAAAAGCGATGGTTTTTCCATCCGGAGACCAAGCAATACTGCTCGGCGAATATTGCAAATTAGTCACTCGTGCGGTCTGTCCGGTATCGAGCCATCTTACGTACAACTGACTTGAACCATCAAACGCACTAACATAAGCTAAGCGAGTACCATCAGGTGAAATTCGAGGGCTATGATAACTACTTTTGCCAGAAAGTAGTGGGCGATGATTCTTACCGTTTAAATCGACTTGCCAGATACTCGAGCGCATTGAGTCACTCATAATATCCATACTACGACGAACGTAAATGACTGATTTCTTGTCTTTCGATACTTGTGCAGAAGCTGCATATTCTAATTGAAAAACATCTGCATAATCGAACTGCTCGGCGCTAACACTCGCGGACGTACTAACTGCAAGTAAAAACGACAAAGCAACAAACAAGCTGTTACCTTTCACCATAAAATTCCCCTAAACCCTTATAATTCTTTGTTTTATTTATATTTAATAATGAATACTTAACTTAGTTCATAAACCCATATTTGTACATCTATCAGAGTAAGTTTTACTATTTAAATAAGGCTCCTTTGGACAGTGACATTTGCGCTCAGTTAAAATATGCTAGTGAAAGCGAGCTAGTTAAACTCTTAACAATTACTTTATAATAATAATTATGAAACTAATCATGCGTAGCGAATTTGATAATTTGCGACTCAATAAAAACCACCAATATGATGTGGATAGCAATGGTGACAAGCAGGTTGTAAAAATCTACTGCGGCGATACACTGATCGCAAAAAAAGTGACCCACAAAAAATCCATACGATATTTTGGAATTAAAGAATTTAAAGATTATCTAACTGAAGAATAATTATTGGCTTGGTAACCTTTTTATAACGTCGTCATAACTAACTTTCCAATTAAGATAATCAATCACTATAGGGTATTTATTGCCATTAATCGCAAGTACTAGCGATGGAAAACCATTGATCGGCATTGCTCGCGCCAATCGTATTTCATCACGTAATTGATTATTCAAAGACTCACTAGCCATTTTTTTAACAAAATCAGCTTCATTTAATCCTAACCCTTTGGCAATTTTAGTCAGAGTTGACAAGTCCGACGGATTCTTAGCTTTCAAATAATAAGCTTGTTGTATCGCCAGATACATTTCCTGTTCTAAATTATGGTTACGTGCAATCAGAGTCGCCCGACAAGCAGGATAGGTTGAACGACGCGGCTGACAATCACGCCAAAAATCGAAATTAAATTCAGTACCAAGTTGAGCTGATATTCGCCGCCAAGTATGCTGTAAAAAGGCTTTCATATCGTCCGCCATTGGCTCATCACTATCCGGTGCTAGACCACCAACAAGATATTGGATATCGACTAATGGGCTGAGCTTTTGCTGCAATTTATGCCAAGTTGGATTATATCCCCAACACCAACTGCACATGGGATCATAAACATAGTAAAGAATTGGCTTATTCATTATTTTCTTTTATTGCTTTAGTTTTTGGTTTTTAGTTCAAGAATGTAATCACTAACATAGTGGCAAATTGAGTTAAAAAAAGCACATTTTTTGATTATTTGCTGATATGATATTGTCTTTAAAAAAGATACCTACTAATAAAAATAAGGACATTGCTTTAATGAAAAAGCTCATTTCCCTCGTGGTGATCGTCGCCATCGTTTTAATTTCGCCATACTTTATTGGCCAAAAAGCTGAAGAAAAAGTTCGCAACATGTATGCGCAGCTTGATCAACATCCACAACTTAAAATTTCATTGAAGGAATACAACCGCGGGTGGTTTACAGCCAGTGCTCAAGCTGAATTAGCGATTGAATTACCGCAAGATGATAACCTACCGTTTGAAATGATGACAATTACCATAGATCATCAATTACAACATGGACCGGTACTTGTTAATAATGGAATCGGCTTAGGTTTAGCTGATATTACTTATGACATGAGCTTACCAAGTGAAATCGCCGCTGCGATGCCAACAGAACTTGATGAATTGACTTATGCAATGGAAAACTTTGGACGAATTGCATTTGACGGTAGTTTATCGTCACTAAGCAAAATTCACGGTGTCACTATGCCATTTGACACTGTTGATATTGAAATATTACCAGGCGAATTTACCAGTAACATTAGTATGGATGGTCAAATTACCGCTAACGGTCAATGGCAGGGTATGAAAATTAAAGAAGACGATACGACTGTAGTAACTATTGGAGAACTCACTTTAGATAGTACACAACAAATTATTCGTGGCGATATCTTTAGTCCGATGGCGATATCTACAGGTGATTTTACCATTGAACTTGCCAACATTCTGGTTCATTCACCAAATACTGATGATGAAT is from Thalassotalea crassostreae and encodes:
- a CDS encoding peptidylprolyl isomerase; translated protein: MNYHHIKLTAIFTLLFSIAMPSNATVVLFKTSMGDFEVNLLDEHTPKTVENFLEYVHAQDFDNSIIHRSVPGFIIQGGGYFYNTEEQMVDSVNSNPAVINEPVFSNVTGTIAMAKVSGDENSATNQWFFNVDNNSSYLDNENGGFTVFGVVQGDGLEILKTIEELDHYSIQNLPGFTDTPLRSVPDNSPLTDEHFVMIESIIVVNENVDTQPELPPLSTKSTPSEPEEENDSDSSGGSSTNLLLLAGLAFARFFRRS
- a CDS encoding alpha/beta hydrolase family protein, producing MVKGNSLFVALSFLLAVSTSASVSAEQFDYADVFQLEYAASAQVSKDKKSVIYVRRSMDIMSDSMRSSIWQVDLNGKNHRPLLSGKSSYHSPRISPDGTRLAYVSAFDGSSQLYVRWLDTGQTARVTNLQYSPSSIAWSPDGKTIAFSMFTPAPSKSLFTEMPAQPKGANWAGTATYIDDAYYRSDSGGYNPSGFSHIYLVPALGGTPRKISSGNFHHGGSISWSRDQKSIYISANRNDNWQLTPFQADLYAIDVISKEISVVIESEDPEFSPIISPDGKYLAFVTIEDNKKASQNAFLKVMKLSDKTVKSYVKKLDRNIEDIQWRDDSQGLYFTFDDHGQKQLGFVGLNGELTKMKVLLGGQSLGRPYTSGEYTQVGDGRIVYTVANPNRPADLAVINTKAESTMLTRLNEDLMAHKSMAKVRDLTVISSVDKRAIEAWVALPAGFDPEKKYPLILEIHGGPHAAYGPNFSAEVQLMAAKGYVVIWANPRGSTSYGAEFANLIDKKYPSEDYNDLMDVVDGIIEEGYIDENQLFVTGGSGGGTLTAWIIGKTDRFKAAVVAKPVINWMSLALTSDAYIYFAQYWVPGMPWEFPEHLWKHSPLSLVGNVKTPTMLLTGENDYRTPMSETEQYYQALKLMDVDTALVKIKKSGHGIANKPSNLIQKVGNIIAWFEKYQQQPKAVPGR
- a CDS encoding DsbA family protein, with amino-acid sequence MNKPILYYVYDPMCSWCWGYNPTWHKLQQKLSPLVDIQYLVGGLAPDSDEPMADDMKAFLQHTWRRISAQLGTEFNFDFWRDCQPRRSTYPACRATLIARNHNLEQEMYLAIQQAYYLKAKNPSDLSTLTKIAKGLGLNEADFVKKMASESLNNQLRDEIRLARAMPINGFPSLVLAINGNKYPIVIDYLNWKVSYDDVIKRLPSQ
- a CDS encoding DUF945 family protein, coding for MKKLISLVVIVAIVLISPYFIGQKAEEKVRNMYAQLDQHPQLKISLKEYNRGWFTASAQAELAIELPQDDNLPFEMMTITIDHQLQHGPVLVNNGIGLGLADITYDMSLPSEIAAAMPTELDELTYAMENFGRIAFDGSLSSLSKIHGVTMPFDTVDIEILPGEFTSNISMDGQITANGQWQGMKIKEDDTTVVTIGELTLDSTQQIIRGDIFSPMAISTGDFTIELANILVHSPNTDDEFGLDKMTFTGNITEDDNKLNAVASLVADKLTVIDQEYNEITYNFSMKNLDIDSYQQLMELFAKLQTMNEQEQAIAMMQLQQLLPQLVSNGFSFSIDKLGFKADEGEIDSNMIITFDADLFDPNNPMTMMMAIDAKANGSAPLAFFESIGKTADIDAMIQQNVLVKEDDKITFSFSFSNGQALLNGAPMPM